One Helianthus annuus cultivar XRQ/B chromosome 12, HanXRQr2.0-SUNRISE, whole genome shotgun sequence genomic region harbors:
- the LOC110895694 gene encoding nodulin-related protein 1-like: MNSFMSSIKTAAASAITGADDKNKANPEQSSNSDLMSDAKTVAEAAQAAASNQSDKIDKPKVAGAAADLLDAAKQYGKFDETQGVGQYLKKADDYLHQYEKPGTTPAAAPPATEEKKGEEVAPPAEEKKVEAPAPVEEKKEESGSGFGAADALKAAGSFFK, encoded by the coding sequence ATGAACTCCTTCATGAGCAGCATCAAAACCGCCGCCGCCTCCGCCATCACCGGCGCCGACGACAAAAACAAAGCCAACCCAGAGCAATCATCCAACAGTGACCTCATGTCAGACGCCAAGACGGTGGCGGAGGCGGCGCAGGCCGCCGCAAGCAACCAATCCGACAAAATCGACAAACCGAAAGTCGCCGGAGCCGCCGCGGACCTCCTTGACGCCGCCAAGCAGTACGGAAAGTTCGATGAGACTCAAGGGGTGGGGCAGTATTTGAAGAAAGCAGATGATTATCTTCACCAGTATGAGAAGCCCGGTACCACCCCCGCCGCTGCACCACCAGCTACGGAGGAGAAGAAGGGTGAGGAGGTGGCGCCGCCGGCGGAAGAGAAGAAGGTTGAGGCACCGGCGCCGGTGGAGGAGAAGAAGGAAGAATCTGGAAGTGGGTTTGGGGCGGCGGATGCTTTGAAGGCTGCCGGAAGTTTCTTTAAGTAG